From the Lolium rigidum isolate FL_2022 chromosome 2, APGP_CSIRO_Lrig_0.1, whole genome shotgun sequence genome, one window contains:
- the LOC124688376 gene encoding 3',5'-nucleoside bisphosphate phosphatase-like has product MLFTLKWLILKIVCCYGSNGSGAEEPVHILAYYASWGPAKSQELEKVLSSIREGRYTRAKEMLFKLRNLDMPLKFEDVCNIAGNGVAPGRVHVARAMIKAGYVDNLRQAFSRYLYDGGPAYATGSEPAGETVVQLICRTGGIAVLAHPWALKNPVPAIKDLKAAGLHGIEAYRSDGKLSGLSDLADTYELLKLGGSDYHGRDDKEEPDIGSVDLPVLAFFKFLEVAQPIWRNAMMENFANTIERIPDLNGSKGCRRTSSGNDFCSMCLSSPELEETYDSEVEILQMVFSDIILSNRSCKTHIEQRAEITSRLH; this is encoded by the exons ATGCTTTTCACATTGAAGTGGTTGATTCTCAAAATTGTTTGTTGTTATGGAAGTAATGGATCAGGAGCCGAGGAACCTGTTCATATTCTTGCATACTACGCTAGTTGGGGGCCTGCTAAATCTCAGGAGCTGGAGAAGGTTCTATCTAGCATCAGGGAGGGCCGCTATACTCGTGCGAAGGAGATGTTATTCAAACTTAGGAACCTCGATATGCCGCTGAAGTTTGAAGACGTGTGTAATATAGCAGGGAATGGAGTGGCTCCAGGCCGAGTGCATGTGGCACGTGCCATGATTAAAGCTGGATATGTTGATAATCTTAGGCAAGCTTTTAGCAGATACCTGTATGATGGAGGGCCTGCTTATGCTAC TGGTAGTGAGCCAGCTGGGGAAACTGTTGTGCAACTAATTTGTAGAACTGGGGGTATAGCAGTTTTGGCTCACCCATGGGCATTGAAAAATCCTGTTCCTGCTATAAAGGATTTGAAAGCGGCTGGTCTGCACGGTATTGAGGCCTATCGAAGCGATGGGAAACTATCTG GATTGAGCGATCTGGCAGATACTTATGAGCTTTTGAAGCTCGGTGGTTCAGATTACCATGGACGAGATGACAAGGAAGAACCTGATATAGGAAGTGTCGATCTTCCGGTCTTGGCATTTTTTAAGTTTCTTGAGGTAGCTCAACCAATCTGGCGTAATGCTATGATGGAAAATTTTGCCAACACTATCGAAAGGATACCTGACTTGAATGGCTCAAAAGGATGTCGACGTACTAGCTCTGGAAACGATTTTTGTAGTATGTGCCTTTCTTCTCCAGAATTGGAAGAAACATACGATTCTGAGGTTGAGATCCTCCAAATGGTTTTTTCAGACATTATCCTCAGTAACAGAAGCTGCAAGACGCATATTGAGCAGCGGGCAGAAATCACCTCCCGTCTCCATTGA